The following is a genomic window from Carassius auratus strain Wakin chromosome 15, ASM336829v1, whole genome shotgun sequence.
CCTGAAACAAACTACTgagataatattttaaaaaacgaAAATAGTGTTCGACACATTATAGTACCCTGATATTATACTGTAACACGGATCTATAACCCTgattaattatgaatatataactCATAACACCATAAATACAGACCTCTGTTGAGCGCCAGGCTGACCGTAGCCTGAATctgagaacacaaacacacaataagaCAGAATAGATGAACAAGTTTAGTTAATCAAGTCAATTAACGCGTAACCTACAGAAGCGCGTGAGAGCATTAGCACAGATGCTAAGCTAACAATCACACCACGCCATCACAAACTCGCGGCTAAACGATCAACCTCAGTATATATACACATCCGCCGAGATCgttttatataattaaacataagaaaaacacaattaaagaagctacattttgtttattattattattatcgtgaATGTGGTTGTATATCTATCGAGTAGCGCGTCGTCAGTTTAGCCGCTAATGCTAAGTGCGACGCGGTTATCTTTTATGTCACACAAAACCgaacagcaaacaaataaagagCGATTACTGATTTATGGACAGCGATGTACTATGAATCTTTACCTGAGGCCATCTTTCTGAAGGAATTAAAACGATAGACCACCTAttccaaaataaagaaattaaaaacccGGCAGAAGCGAAACACGCACTGCAGACTTTTAATGAACTCTGACCCGAAACCGGATGGTAGCGTCCACTTGGCGGGAACGCATGGACGACCTCGTCTATTTGAAACATATTAGAAACGAAATACGGCGGCAACgtctaaaaatcataatttatgtcGAACCGATAACAGATCGAATGAAAATCATAACGTAATTAgagatattttgttaaaatttattCGGATAAAGACCCCCATCTGTGGGAAAGTGGTATCAACTTTGCGCCTTTTCTGTCACGTGTTCTCCACAGCTTTGTGACGTCAAGATGCGATGGCTGCCAAACGGCCAAACGCCCTTGTTACTTATCGATTGAAATGCAGCGTCCCTTTTCAAATCAATAAGGGCTTTGTCCCATTTTTGCCCATTTCTTaactaaataaacatattatgGAGTTTGCAGTGTGAAGAATGCGTACAGCAAATATTAACAGAGAACGAGGATGACGTCATACGCCGCGTGCTCATTCACTCATCAGCtcgaataaaaaatattttcagttatgTTTTAAATCTTATCATATTAacacaataaattaatacattatatatatatatatatatatatatatatatatatatatatatatatatatatatatatatatatatatatatataaaactcataATACCTTCCTGAGAACCatagaaaaaagttaattaatttaacaacacTATGTGCACCATATACATTCAGTCCGTTTGTGAAGAGATTTGATTCATCGTGTCTCCTTACAATCTATTATCACGACTGTTCtcaatatatgtttaatatacaAAACAGATATTAGTAGCAAAAATGCTATTCCATCAGAAAGGGCCTTTTGGTTTACCGAATTAAAACGGTAGTAAATGTAACTAAAACGGACAGGTTGCTCTGGGATGGTTTAGGTGGGTACTAGATTATTCTCTGAAGGCAACTGAACAATGGCaagagtaataaaataatattgaatttaaatatacattcaaCAACAGTCAGAGCCAGAGCCACGGAGTATGAGAACAAAACAGGTAGGGGcttattatgtatgttttttttttttttttaaatcatttttatttattgcattacttAAAGCAACtaaaacagcaccttctagtcAAACCTAGACAAAACTAATCCAGACAAAAGGAGACCACTTTGAAGATAgcatttaaaaagtataaaaacgtTAACTttgtatgggtgtgtgtgttatagttgatggtttgtaatattatactatattgtgatgaataaaaaaacGTGTTGAAACGTTTCACTGGTCCCTCATAAGAGGAACATCTAAAGTTGACCGTCCTTAAATATACTGTCTGATGCACAAACGTGAACAAAAACAGGCTGAAGACAAGGGTGATGTTAAATTGGTGTTTAATCATTACAAATATGCCTAAATAGCTGTATGTATTGGAAACAACAGGTGCATATGAAACTATGATTATGTAAAAAGAaatactactatatatatatttatattcttttctCAAATAGTAAACTCTTTTCAACAGCAGCGCTGGTCTAATGCAAACGAGACGGTGAATAAGGCACTAGAGCTTCCAGACCAGCATCGCTCTCAACACAGATTATGAAACGATGAGAAATGAATTTACAGAATAATGAAATCTGTTGACGGTCATGCGGTTGAAATGAGCTTACATTCATATTCAGCcgtaataatacaaaataaagtgTGAGAAGAGAAATGTAGACACTCCGATGCTTTACTTCAGAGAACTGAAAAGCTGTGATGTTTGTGACATCTGAAGTTCACAAAGTTTAGCATGTTTAAAACCACTTTCATCCAGTTTAAGACTTTAAGTCTCTTAATGCTTACAAAGTACTGCTAACATCATGAATCCAGCCCTGCACACACGGTGTTTGGTGCATACTAAAAAAAGACAGTGTTTTTGATTATAAAGTTTCATGCATATGCATTTGATTAGTAGGTTAAGATCATGATCGTGTGAGAGAATTCATTCAGAATGAGGTGGTCCGTGTTGTCTTTCTGAAGGACGACAGACTCGTCCCTGTAAAAGCACACATCAGGAATGTACAGAAGGGGATGGAGCGGTCTGGTTCAGCTCCAGACGTCCTGCGAGTAGCGTCCTTTAGTCATGAGTTTCTTGATGTAGTCGACCGCCTGAGCGCTGCTCAATCCTCCCAGCTCCTCTGCGATCTCGTAGAAGGCGTTCTGGACGTCCCGAGCCATGTTTCGCGCGTCTCTGTGGAGGAGAAGAACGGTTAAGACGACGCTCGGTCTCGAGATGTTTTGAGCTGATGTCTACGCACCCGCAGATGTAGATGTGAGCGTTGTCTGTGTGAACCAGCCTCCAGACGGCCTCCTTGTTCTTCTTCAGCAGGTGCTGCACGTACACCTGGAGGGAGCACAAGTCGAGACCGTGAAGAGGAGAACAGGTGTGCGTTCATCCGGTGCGATTAATAATGGAAAAAgtcatttgttaaaataatgcatttaacacCGCTGTTCGGACCTGTACATCAGCTATAAAAATGCAGTTATATGCCCTAAAATCATCATTTGATAGAGTTTAGCAATATCCAACCAGTGATGCTTTTTCACACCAGTGCTTTTCCTCTAAATATCAGCACGACTAGAAATGTCATATTGACTTAACAGTTcagtaaagagtttttttttttttaaaaaaaaggtttcaatATTGTCTGTTATTTCTCAATTTCACAGATGAAAATAGTTCTGATCAAAGTCACTGCAAAAGTACTGTGCGTCTGCACTACactgattcattactgaatgactCCATTAAACGAAtcgagtgagtcaatgattcaatgattcattcatataGGGAGTCAGTTGATTTGTTTGAACGataatgactcactcattaagactcTTGTCACCACCTACTGTCGGTTTTAGTTTaacatttgtttcattaaaaaataaaatcactttaatattcatttttaatttaaaactcatCAATTTCATAGCATTGTTTAACAGATTGAAATTAATTctatgttgaataaaaatatttatttttaaagctacTTTTTTGATGCTTTCCTCATTTAACACAAGAGTGTCTTTAAATGATTGTATGGGGGGTAATTTCTCAGCACAAATTACTGTGCAATGAATTTTCAATTAGTTTAATCAGCACAGCATAATTAATTAGATTCAAACTGTAATCGCCTGACAGCCTTAGTTTAAACAGAATTGCTAAAACCAATCATTTAAGGATGTATACAGATCAACAGTTTTTGACTAAATACTCCCGTTAGCTGGTACAGAGAGGGCCTGCTGAACACCTCGATGCTCTTCATTAGAAAAACTATCATCAAAaggtatttgtgtgtgtgggtttgtgggCCACAGAAGACTGGAGACGTAGCCTAGCATGAGCGCTACCTTCTCGGTCTGGTCTCTGGAGAAAGCTACGTTGAGCTCCGTCAGGACTCCGGTCTTCTCAAACTCCTCCAGTTCCTCTTGGTACAGGAAGTCCTCGTTCTTATAACGGCAGCCGTAGTACAACACGGTCTCTCCAACCTCCTTACCTACAAACGGGAAATCACGATATTAACAGTGTGACGGTGGGCTTGCTGAATCTCTGAAGCTGACTGAACGCTTGCGTCTGGCAGTGACTGGTAATGAATGAGAGGAACAGGGTGGGAGACGCACAGGAAAACATGCTAAACAAGCCAAAGAGAATTCAGTTCTAACGGTTTTCTATGAGCACAAAGTGGTGCGTCACAGCACAATCTTATAAGGTTTTAtatgcttaaaggaatagttcacagaTATATGAAAATCACTCTGAGGCCATCCTAGATGTAGAGACGAGTGTTTCTTCatctgatttggagaaatgtgtcattacatcacttgctcggccatcaatcctctgcagtgaatgggtgccgtcagaatgagcgcTAAAAAGTCTATAATCCAGAACAGGACTTCCTCGAGTGAAAAAGTCCTTCTGTTGTCATTAGGGGTTGCATGACTACTGATATCTGCTAGTCAATTTCTTATTCAGAAAATACTTGAGTTGCTCgtctactcgtggttcatgctactgtaaatgaatagacataaaatagtttttatcaaTAACCCTTAAGTAATTAATAGCCTAATGCTGTCAAAAGCTCATAATAATGACatcacattttaatttcaatgaAATAGCCAATATTTGTAACTGTAAAAgttcaaaaaattattagtaTCTGTTTTGGGATAAAGCCAGGTGGAACTgagtacagttacttgataagaccatTATAACTATCTATGgtcacatcacattttcattatgCAGAACTCTATACGCAAGTCTTTTTGAacttaataaatgtgtgtgtgtcgcacaaaccagcaaaagataaagattCAAACATGTAGGCCTAGTAGAAAATATATCTGCATCTAAGAAAATTATAAGCCTGCTCTTaagagagaactggtttggttttgaGACACTGAGATACGCAgtgcggctgtttgattggtgagcgtgCCGTGCTTATTGCATTAGTTCATGTATCATTCTGTAGCCTAAGATTtcaatcattgccttttaaatatatacaaataatgaattgtgtatgatgtattattataggtgaaaCTACTCTTGCCAAGCTGTGATtcctgagagatgcacagagaggaaCAGCAACGCAGTGTTTGATTTGAGCTCTTTTCACTCACCCTTTTTACATTCATTCACGTCACACACCTCTTATTGcatgactttagaggtctgtgtataatattgcgctgatcccctggctcaactGTTATCAAGAAAACACCGGACTGTGCAAGCCTCAGCCAAAtattgatggcacccattcactgcagagcatccattgatgagacactgatgcagtgctacatttctacaaatctaaCTCTTCTGCATCTCCGAAGTCCTGAAGGTGAGGACAAATTcaagaaatgtaaatttttgggtgaactattcctttaacagtcAAATACACCAAAGTTGTGGCAAAGTGCTTGTCTTGGTGAGTATTTACATTTACGCAGAAAAACATACCTGAAGAACTCTCTATGTCATTtgtatattctattatatttgTTCTGTTGCATGCATTACGTTTCTTTGTCACTGTTTTATTAAATCGTTTACCTGTCTTCAATAATCCACAGAACGTTTTTCTGATATTAGGCTCTCattaaatcaaatgtataatCATACGTTTCAAATTAATCTAAAGAGAAAGTGAGTGAAAGAGGCAGCACTTAGCAGTGTTTTCCTACCTTGTTCTTTGAGCCAGCCGCGCTCCTGAACGAAGCCCATGAAGGGGGCGATGCCGGTGCCCGGGCCGATCATGATGACAGGGTTTGTGGACTTGAAGGGCAGCCGGAACTGAGACTTGCGGATGTACATGGGCACCGTGGCCTTGTGTCCGTTGTCTGTTGGCGTCTTGTTCTTCAGCCAGTTAGTGGCGACTCCTTTATTGACCCGACCCGTCTTGGTCTCGTACTCCACCACTACAGCACAGATGTGGATGCTGTTGGGATGAACCTGTCACCGGCAGAAAACACTTCAATACACACCACACTCATCAGTGTAGAAAagcaatttcaactttttttctaCAGAAGTTATTCACACACTCTGTACAGTGTAGGCCTGCAATAATGCAGTTTGATATCTCCATATCTCCCGATGTAATGATGTAATGGATGCGAAGACACAGTGTCAGAGCAAACACAGCCAAACCTGAAGCTACTtggatacacacactcacacacacacacacacacactcctcgcaagaaaataaacaacaaaaactgacagcggtgagaaagcagcagttaagaaagcatctgattacAGTAAAGTCCAGTCTCGTCATGTTTGTTTATATAGTACTTTATGCAATAGCCTTAAAggcaaagttcacccaaaaatgaaaatgatgtcattaatgtcGCTCCAAACCTTCACCTTCacagacacagtttaagatattttagatttagtctgagagctctcagtccctccattgaagctgtgtgtacggtatactgtccatgtccagaaaggtaagaaaaacatcatcaaagtaatccatgtgacatcagagggtcagttagaatattttgaagcatcaaaaatacattttggtccaaaaatagaaaaaactatgactttattcagcatcgtcttctcttcagtgtctgtcaTGTCACTAAGTTAATTTTCATATCGCTAATAAAACATGTGAACAAGAGATTCTCTGTCCGTCATCTCATTctgtgtgccaaatatattttgaattgcatacattaattgtcataaaataatggactttcaaaagctgaagtgattatttttatttatttgttagaatatgCATAACTCGATATTTAAACTAATTGCAAACGCTGAATAACCAAAGTGAACCGATTAATCGGTCTAATAATCGGTAGATCAATCGATTATCAAAGTAATCAGCCCTAGTATGGCGGAAACATCACTGAAGATAGCTAGAGAAGTATTATAATCTGTAGAACACACACATATTCCATCGTGAACATTAAGGTGAAGGGTCTCTGACCTTCGAGGAGGATGCGATGGAGTAGTAGCGTGCCTGCAGGCGAGGCAGGAGCTCACACAGGTGATCGATGGGCGGCCGCAGAGACGGAAGATCCTCCAGAACAGCCAAAATATTCCTGCAGGAGTCCAGCACCCAGCTCTGGTACAGCGCCTGAGagaagagagacacacacactgcaggtgACTccagcaggacacacacacacacacacacacaatctcagtATGAGTGCAGTGATCTCACTTTGCCCTCGGCTGAGGACGAGGCCATCCTCCTCATGTTCTCCTGCTCTTTGGGCTCGCTGGCGTACTGTGCCAGCTCATAAAGCACGTTTGTGCGCGGAGGATTGGTGATGTCCAGATAGTGTGTCAGAGCGGTGCGGTACGTGGTGGGACACGGGAACGGATGCTTCTTATTGGACTCCtctgaaagcacacacacacagatataatcTCAGCAGCAGTGCTTCAGTAATCTCGAGTGAGCGGTTTGTGTCGCACCGTCGAGGTTGTTGAGCGAGATGACCGTGTCCAGGTCCACACCCAGGAGATCTCCGATCCGGCTGACTATGACACTGTCATTGATGGGATACACAGCCACATGGTCCCCGGATTcatacctgcacacacacacacacacacacacacacacatatgagcgGGAAGTATGCATCTTAAGAGTTATCACTACTTTATACATTTTGATCCTGGTTATCCATCTCTTCAAAAACCAATAATCATACCAAAGGTCCttttaaatggacaaatattTGCACCTTAacttataataatgttattatatcattattaccCATTCATTCTGGGGAccatttctcactattaactatgatttttgtCTCAAACTCCTAATTAGCGGTGTATTAATAGTAAGGGAGTAGTTAAGTTCAGGTTTGTGTTCAGGTTAAgggatgtaaaataaaacattattatgtgCTTTAAACAGTAGAGGTGCACCAGTCGAccagaaatataaacaaatgagTGCAAAAGTACacacagaaagtaaaaaaaaaaaaacaacaactttaaatgTCACTGATGAAAATAATTCAAGACAAAGCCACAGTAAAACTGTTGTCTGTCTCGGAGTAACACTGAGgtgtttcattactgaatgaatcaaatGAGTCAAAATGATTCAGAAACCCATTCATAAAGACTGAATGAATCATCGTTTGAACGAATCTGTTGAATGAAGGACTAAATGACTCAAATCCAAACAGTgatttgctgccacctactggtttGGCTCCATAATTAAAACTCTCCTTGCATTTTTTcccaacatttattttttgcaggtttaaaaatgtttaagacattaactttataaaattatgcatttgatGATGTGTGGTGTCACTGCATTTATGGCAGCTCAGCTTCATCCAAGTGTCGGTGTAAACATCTAATACAGCTTCTGCTTCCTCTCAACTCTACACGTTCTTCCTATTCTAACTGAATTAACTGGAACTATGCAAGAACTATGAACATGGGACTATGTATTGGATTTGAAAGATGACATTTAATGAAGTTAGTTGAAAACAGTTGGAaattacatctgttttttttatatagccaaCCCTACAGCAATTCCTTGTGTGTGTTATTTCTACCTCTTTTCTAGTCAGAGCGCTTTAATTTATTAGTTGTTGTATTTGCATTAATAAAAAGTATAGATTTTTGCAATTGGTGCATCtctatttgtaattattaatacacggccaatatgctagtaatatgcatgctaataagcaagtagctAATAGTGACAACTGtttcttttaataatgttttgccatatttatttttcttaacgcATTAAGGTTCTTTGATTGTCTTATATTATACAAATTGCACTGATTCATGTCCATGTATATCCACATTGATCCTGTGTATTATAAATTCTTGGCACAGGGATGCATAATGTTGCTAAAACATATGATAATGTCAATTTAACTATTCATGGTTACATACTCTAACATGTCTTAggtgttaaagggacagttcacccaaaaaaaggaAATTCCAACATTACAAGCATTCTCCAAAATACCGTCACTTGAAAACTAAAACAGAAGAACACATTAGTTTGCACTTACCAGAGGAAAGCaactcacacaggtttgaaacaacatgatggagagtaaatgatgacaatctTCATTTAGGGGTGAACTGGCCCTTTAAGTGTAGGTGGGACGCTAGGTGGCGCTACAGGGTCATGCTCATCAAACACAGCTGCTGCAAGGACGttatataaatgattttaaaaaaaaaaaaatttatttttatggaatCAAGCATTTACTCCTGCAGACATCTTCACATTATCTAAGGCGATTAATTTAGGTCAGCTAATGTCATCAGCTAATGTTTCCCTCCTACAGCAGATATTAAATTAGTAATATCAATAAATGATGCATGAGTAGCTGCAACAGTGCCCCAAAACAATCCGTTATCCGAACCTAAACATACAGTAGGTTCATGCAGGAAACTATTTCTGTGTActtgtataattacactgtaacaaagacCACTTTAATTTATCCTAACTTATACACGTTAAGTACCATTATAATAACGAttcattatgcataattacatgcaagtaactgTAAGCAAAACCCttttcctaaccctaaccataaagTGCATGTAGTCTATTAATATCACTCAGTACTttcatgtataattacactgtaataagGGCACGTTACGATAATACAGTTGTAAATATCTTCATTATTGTGACACTGATAGACCACTGAGGGCAAGCAATTAATGCAACTGTATCCCACAATGTAAGGTTGTCCTGTATGGAAGCATATGAgcagcaatattcaatttggagtGTAAAATGACaatacatttctgtatttatatttacattttctaatacatttgtgcaacgtttggtgcaaaatgacaatgaaagttaaattacataatttgtaTCTGCCATTTCAtgcactagttttaatatgtaaaaagaaaaataacatttgaatgataattttgccacagtttttgcttgaacatgttgcacatatctaatcatttctttAACACATTTTCACTTTGCAACTAATTAAGCGTTAAAATTACTatccattttacatattaaaaccggtgtatgaaatggcaaattaaaatagTTCATTATgaacattttgcaccaaacgttgcacaaatgtattggaaaatgtaaatgtaaatacagaaatgcattgttattttgcatattacactccaaattgaatattgctccTCATATGCTTGCACAGTCCTGTAGCACCAGCGAGAGCGTGTCATTAGACACAGTCCTGATGTGCGTCACCTGATTCTGGAGCCAGTGATGTCCAGCTCCAGGTGCATCAGGTGTCTGTCCCCAGCCTTATTGAGCTTGCGGTTCACCGTGACCGGAGCCAGGAACGGGTTCTTCGAGTCAAAGGGCCTGTGAGAACAGACAATGAATGACAGAAGACAGAACATCAAGTCTCTCCCGGGGTCAGAGGTTAACCAGCGCTCAGAGCAAGCATCTGACCCCACACATTTACTACACTCttgcacatttttttcttttatctgttATCTAGCATCTAatagtttcatatttaataacattCTATAATCATAATACATTAATCACATCATTTGCTTTGGCGCTTGCTTTAGTAATTCAGTATTCAGCACTTGTCAACAATTTGGAAacattgatttttaaatgtgttgaatGAAgttcaccgaggctgcatttatgtgctcAAATAAAGTGGATACAGTaatagtgaaatattactactaattaaaataagtgttttgtgagtgaatctgtgttaaagtgtaatgtatttctgtgatgctccgctgtattttcagcatcattcctccagtcttcagtgtcacatgatcttcagaaatcatctgcTCAATTATTGGTGCTCCGTTCTCAATAATggctcatattattattattattgtaattattattattattattattaaacttaaatacagtttttgccatttaatattttgtggaaactgtgtggattctttgattaatagaaatgtaagaaaacagTACTTGAAATATaatcttttgtatcattataaatgttttactgtcacatttttaaattttcaataatatttcatagtattagtgctcttactgtattttggattaaataaatatagccttgatgagcaaaagacacttcattcaaaaaaatgaataaaaaaaaaaaatcatctcatATACAAGAAATGAAATGTTATACTTAACAGCCATAACTGAAGAACACATATTTACTTGGACAGATTATTTTAATGGCTTGTGGCTGGAAAGTAATAAATATTCACTCATAAAAGTGAAACATGCCTCTAAAAATCAATTTCTAGGGGTAAATATTGACTTAAAGCGTTTCCAATCTGTATCACAGACTATACTAGCTATACACAGATAAAGCATCTTAAACTACCATTAGTCTCCATCTGATCTAATGAAGTGCGGCTGAAGTGTTTGTGGGAGACGGGGGTTTGTGAATGAAGGATCACACTGCTGTGTGTCTGAGAAACTGAAGGAAGTGCTGTACTCACGGCTTCTGGCTCTCGAAGCTCTTGAGGCGACCCAGCTCTCCAGTGTAGACCTTATTCATGTTCACATCGCTGTGCACCTTCAGCTCGTACTGACGGATgctgagacacacagagagagacaaacGTCTGTAAGAGCTGGTAATGAGCAGAGCAGGGCATGTTCTCCTCTCGGGTCACTGTGACCCGCTGACAACAGAGAGCATTCAGACCTGGACTCTTCTCCTGTCGCCTCCACTCCAAAGTGTTCACACACAGCCGGCCAGAACTGCTCCCTCCACGACACGAAATCCTCCTCGAGACTGAGAgagaaacaaccacaaaacatcattacacacacacacacacacacacttctccacATCAGTGATTCTCAGCTGGTAACTGACTCGAAACAGTCACACAACTCATCATACTGAGAGCAAACAACAATCTCTCATCACTATgaacaagtgcacacacacacactcactcacaaacaatcacacacactcaaacatactcatagatcgattacaaaactatacaggtattcaagggcaggctctaagatggtttagatcctacctgtccgatcgctaccattttgtttatttaaatggggagtcatctcatttatcatcagtaaaatatggagtgccacaaggatccgtcctaggtccccttctattttcaatatacatgttgccccttggtaatattattagaaaatacaggattagtctccactgttatgctgatgatactcagctatatatctcaacgagaccagatgaaacgtctcaattatctaagctaacagagtgtgttaaaaatgtaaaagatgtatgacggatgtactgttacttcctctacagtcagaaatctgggtgttatattagacagcaagttgtcttttgaaaatcatatttccaatgttacaaaaacttcattcttccatcttagaaacattgccaagctacgaaacatgttatctgtttctgatgcagaaaagctagttcatgcattcatgacctctagactggactattgtaatgcacttctaggtggttgtcctgcttcgtcaataaacaagctacaggtagtccaaaatacagcagctagagtccttaccaggtcaagaaaatatgatcatattaccccaattttacagtctctgcactggcgatctattaagttccgtatcagttacaaatgatcattacttacctataaggccctaaatggtttagctcctgcgtacctaactagccttctaccacgctacaacccatcacgcaccctaaggtcacaaaacgctggacttttggtagttcctaggatagcaaagtccactaaaggaggtagagctttctcacatttggctcccaaactctggaatagccttcctgataatgttcagggttcagacacactcaaaaacaagcacacaaacacacactcttaaccttgttaataatgcattataaatgagaGGAGATCATGTGATAGACCCAGCAGTCTTATCTTCACAGAATGACTGTGTGACATCAGAGATCACAATACACTTGATGTTGATAACGATGATAAGCTGTGGATATTTTTACTCTATATGGAAGAATCTAACAGTCAGTCACAGCAGAAGTCTTCATGACGTCAGTGAACAACCCAGAAAACAAAGGTTCAGTGTTACCTGAACAAACC
Proteins encoded in this region:
- the LOC113115407 gene encoding NADPH--cytochrome P450 reductase-like isoform X2; translated protein: MDEDEPFLSNLDLFLFSLIAGLIVYWMVFRKKAEPIPEFKKLESTPQTTRDTSFIDKMKKTGKNIVVFYGSQTGTAEEFANRLAKDAHRYGMKGMSADPEEYDMSELSRLPEIENSIAIFCMATYGEGDPTDNAQDFYDWLHEGDADFTGVKYTVFALGNKTYEHYNAMGKYVDQRLSELGAQRIFDLGMGDDDGNLEEDFVSWREQFWPAVCEHFGVEATGEESSIRQYELKVHSDVNMNKVYTGELGRLKSFESQKPPFDSKNPFLAPVTVNRKLNKAGDRHLMHLELDITGSRIRYESGDHVAVYPINDSVIVSRIGDLLGVDLDTVISLNNLDEESNKKHPFPCPTTYRTALTHYLDITNPPRTNVLYELAQYASEPKEQENMRRMASSSAEGKALYQSWVLDSCRNILAVLEDLPSLRPPIDHLCELLPRLQARYYSIASSSKVHPNSIHICAVVVEYETKTGRVNKGVATNWLKNKTPTDNGHKATVPMYIRKSQFRLPFKSTNPVIMIGPGTGIAPFMGFVQERGWLKEQGKEVGETVLYYGCRYKNEDFLYQEELEEFEKTGVLTELNVAFSRDQTEKVYVQHLLKKNKEAVWRLVHTDNAHIYICGDARNMARDVQNAFYEIAEELGGLSSAQAVDYIKKLMTKGRYSQDVWS
- the LOC113115407 gene encoding NADPH--cytochrome P450 reductase-like isoform X1, with product MPLRFAVAALLVSVADAQKDPAMDEDEPFLSNLDLFLFSLIAGLIVYWMVFRKKAEPIPEFKKLESTPQTTRDTSFIDKMKKTGKNIVVFYGSQTGTAEEFANRLAKDAHRYGMKGMSADPEEYDMSELSRLPEIENSIAIFCMATYGEGDPTDNAQDFYDWLHEGDADFTGVKYTVFALGNKTYEHYNAMGKYVDQRLSELGAQRIFDLGMGDDDGNLEEDFVSWREQFWPAVCEHFGVEATGEESSIRQYELKVHSDVNMNKVYTGELGRLKSFESQKPPFDSKNPFLAPVTVNRKLNKAGDRHLMHLELDITGSRIRYESGDHVAVYPINDSVIVSRIGDLLGVDLDTVISLNNLDEESNKKHPFPCPTTYRTALTHYLDITNPPRTNVLYELAQYASEPKEQENMRRMASSSAEGKALYQSWVLDSCRNILAVLEDLPSLRPPIDHLCELLPRLQARYYSIASSSKVHPNSIHICAVVVEYETKTGRVNKGVATNWLKNKTPTDNGHKATVPMYIRKSQFRLPFKSTNPVIMIGPGTGIAPFMGFVQERGWLKEQGKEVGETVLYYGCRYKNEDFLYQEELEEFEKTGVLTELNVAFSRDQTEKVYVQHLLKKNKEAVWRLVHTDNAHIYICGDARNMARDVQNAFYEIAEELGGLSSAQAVDYIKKLMTKGRYSQDVWS
- the LOC113115407 gene encoding NADPH--cytochrome P450 reductase-like isoform X3 codes for the protein MGCVFSLPEDRLVSFDRPQTTRDTSFIDKMKKTGKNIVVFYGSQTGTAEEFANRLAKDAHRYGMKGMSADPEEYDMSELSRLPEIENSIAIFCMATYGEGDPTDNAQDFYDWLHEGDADFTGVKYTVFALGNKTYEHYNAMGKYVDQRLSELGAQRIFDLGMGDDDGNLEEDFVSWREQFWPAVCEHFGVEATGEESSIRQYELKVHSDVNMNKVYTGELGRLKSFESQKPPFDSKNPFLAPVTVNRKLNKAGDRHLMHLELDITGSRIRYESGDHVAVYPINDSVIVSRIGDLLGVDLDTVISLNNLDEESNKKHPFPCPTTYRTALTHYLDITNPPRTNVLYELAQYASEPKEQENMRRMASSSAEGKALYQSWVLDSCRNILAVLEDLPSLRPPIDHLCELLPRLQARYYSIASSSKVHPNSIHICAVVVEYETKTGRVNKGVATNWLKNKTPTDNGHKATVPMYIRKSQFRLPFKSTNPVIMIGPGTGIAPFMGFVQERGWLKEQGKEVGETVLYYGCRYKNEDFLYQEELEEFEKTGVLTELNVAFSRDQTEKVYVQHLLKKNKEAVWRLVHTDNAHIYICGDARNMARDVQNAFYEIAEELGGLSSAQAVDYIKKLMTKGRYSQDVWS